A window of Acidimicrobiales bacterium genomic DNA:
GTTCTGGACGCTGCTGTCGGTGCCCATCACCGGCGTGGTCCGCTGGAGGACCTACTGGTTCTACCTGCGGGGCCTCACCGTGGAGAGCTGAGCCTCTCAGGAGCCCGAGCGCACCAGCCGGCGGGCGATGACCTTGAGGGCGAGGGTCTCGTCGGCCCCTTCGAAGATCGAAAGGACCCGGGCGTCGACGAAGAACCGGCTCACCGGGAACTCCTCCGCGTAGCCCATCCCGCCGTGGATCTGCATGGCCTCGCGCGTCACCCACTCGGCCGCCCGGCACACGTAGGCCTTGATCATGGACGCCTCCAGGGCACCTTCGCCCTTGGCCATGAGCCGGGCCACCTGGTAGGCGAACTGCCGGCTGGCCTGGATGATGACCGCCATGCGGGTGAGCTTGGCCCGGGTCAGCTGGTAGTCGAGCACCGGGGACCCGAAGACCACCCGGTCGGTGGCGTAGGCGTAGGCCGCCTCGTAGGCGGCCTGCATCACGCCGAGGGCGCGAGCCGCGGTCTGAAGCCGTCCGTTCTCGAACCCCTCCATCTGGTAGTAGAAGCCCCTTCCCTGGCCCTCGGCTCCTCCGATGAGGCAGTCGTCGGGGACCCACCAGCCCTCGAACGCAAGCTCATACGAGTGCATCCCCCGGTAGCCGATGGTGTCGATGGGGCGGCCCTCGAGACGTCCGGGCGCGCCGGCCCGACCCTCGGCTGCGGGGTCCTGGGTGAGCACGAAACCGTGACCGTCGCCGCGGGGCTTGGGGACCACGAACAGCGACAGGCCGCGGTGGGCCTTGGCCCGGTCGGGATCCGTGCGGGCCAGCAGCATCAGCACGTCGGCCCGAGCCGCGAAGGTGCACCAGGTCTTCACTCCGTTGATCACCCAGCCACCGTCGCCGCGCTCGGCCGTGACCTTGATGCCGGCGACGTCCGAGCCGAAGTCCGGCTCGGTGACCGCCACGGCCGCCATGGCCTCGCCACTGGCGAGCTTGGGGAGCCAGTGCTGCTTCTGCTCCTCGGTACCGCCCTTGATGAGGGCCCGGGTGAGGATCTCCGGCCGGGTCACGAGCGAGCCGCCGGCCCCGAGCGACCCTCGGGACAGCTCCTCGGTGGCGACGACCATGCCCATGTAGTCGCTCTCGCCGCCCGCCGCGAAGCCGCCGTACTCGGCCGGCACCGAGAGGCCGAAGGCGCCCATCTCGGCCAGGCCGGCGATGATCTCCTCGGGGATGTCCTCGTTGTGACGATGGATGGCCTCGGCCACGGGCTTGATCCGGTCCTCGGCGAACCGGCGGAACGTGTCCTGGACCATCTCGAAGTCGGCGTCGAGGTGTCGCGGGCCCTCCTCCCCGGCCAGGTCGGCCAGGACCCCGGACGACCGGTACGCCCGGACGAACGGCAGCGTGGCGTCGAGGTGCCCAGGCTCGGTCCCCCACTCGTCCTCCCGCCCCAGCGTCCGAGCGAGGAGGTCCTGGACGGCGTCGGCCACGAACGCGCAAGCCAGCATGGCCTCGACCTCGCCCTTCGACCCGTAGTCGAGCACGGCGCGGGCGCACTCGACGGACGCGGCCGCATGGGCCAGGTCGTAGGCGACGACCTGGTGCTCGTCGGGACCGCCGGCGGCCGCCAGGTGTCTCGCCGCGGCCTCGACGGCGGCCGTGGCCTGCTCGACGACGAGGGCGGCGGCATCCAGGTCGGGCGGGATCATGCCGCGCAGGTTACCGATCCTGTCGGCGGGCCAGCACCGTGACGAGTGGAGGGAGAACGACCGCGTCGTCTCCCGGGTCGACGTCGGTGAGGCTGGCGAGATAGTCGGTCACAGGCCCCGGCCCGGCACCAGCAGGGGCCTCGGCCCAGGCGTCGACCAGCTCGAGTTTGCCCCGGCGAACCAGCGCCGGCAGCACCGCGCCGAGGTCGGGGTGCGGAGCGTCGGGCATGGACAGCGGGTTGCCGCCAACCCTGCCGGCGCTGGTGATCGGCTCCTGGGCGACCACCCACCCACCCGCCCGAACGGCGTTGGCCATCCGGCTCAGCACGGCCGCCGGCTCGATCACGTGCATGAGCACGAAGCGGCAGAAGGCCAGGTCCACCGGTTCGGGTAGCAGCAGGTCCTCGCCGGCCTGGGTGATGGCCAGCACCTGGGTGTGGGCCGCGGCGGTCTTTGCCACCTCGTCCCGGGCGCGAGGGTCGTTGTCGACCGCGTACACCCGCCCCGTGCGTCCCACCATCTCGGCCAGGGCCACGCTCACGTCACCGCCGCCCGCGCCGACATCGACACAGCGCCAGCCCTCTCCGACGCCCAGCCGTTCCAGGGCAGTGGCCAGGGGGCGGCGATAGACGTCATTTCGGAGCCCCAGCTCGGTCATGCAGGCTCTACCGCCTCGCCGACCTCGCCAATGGCCACGGGCATGCCCGACGGTAGCCTGTCGCCCGTGCCGAGCCGAACCGATCCGGTGGTGGCCGACGACCTCGTCGAGGCCGTGCGCGCCTTTGTGGCCAAGGAGGTGAACCCGGTCGCATCGGAGCTCGAGCACGCTGACGCCTATCCGAGCGAGCTGGTGGAGGCCATGCGCGAACTGGGCCTCTTCGGGTGCCTGGTCCCAGTCGAGCACGGAGGGTTCGGCCTCGACACCGTGACCTACTCCCGGATCGTGGCCGAGCTGGCCGCGGGCTGGATGTCGCTCACGGGCGTGCTCAACACCCACATGATCGTCGCCACCCTCCTCGATCGGCACGGGACGCCCGAGCAGCAGGCCGCCTGGCTGCCTCGCCTGGCCACGGGCGAGGTCCGGGGGGCGCTGTCGCTCAGCGAGCCCGACGCCGGCAGCGATACCGCCGCGCTCCGCTGCCGGGCCCGGCCGGACGGCGACACCTACGTGCTCGACGGCACGAAGATGTGGGTCACCAACGGCGAGCGGGCCGGGCTCGTGGCCCTGGCCGCCCGGGCGCCCGAAGGCGTCACCTGCTTCATGGTCGAGAAGCAGCCCGGCCCGAGCTCGGGTGGCATCACCGTGTCCCGGCGGATCGGGAAGCTCGGCTACAAGGGTGTCGAGACCGTCGAGATGTCCTACGACGGCCACGTGGTGCCCGCCAGCGCCGTGCTCGGAGGAGAGGCGGGGCTCGGCAAGGGACTGCCCCAGATCCTGGGCGGGCTCGAGCTCGGGCGGGTGAACATCGCCGCCCGCGCCTGCGGGGTGGCGGGAGCGGCGTTCGACGCGGCCATCCGCTACGCCCAGCAGCGGGAGGCCTTCGGGGTGCCGATCGCCCGCCACCAAGCCATTCAGTTCAAGCTGGCCGACATGGCGACCAAGCTGGAGGCGGCCCGCCTCCTGACCCGCTCGGCCGCCGAGAAGCTCGACGCTGGCGAGCGCGCCGACGTGGAGGCGGGCATGGCCAAGCTCTTCGCGTCGGAGGCGGCGCTGGAGATCGCCACCGAGTCGATGCGCATCCACGGCGGCTACGGGTACAGCACCGAGCTGCCTGTCGAGCGGTACTTCCGGGACGCCCCCCTGATGATCATCGGCGAGGGGACGAACGAGATCCAGCGCATGGTGATCGCCCGGGGCCTGCTCCGTCGCCGTTCCCTCTGAGAACGGGCCCCTCGAGCCGCGGGCTACGGTGGCCGCTCGTGAAGGTGACCATGCTGCTGTGCGACTCGGCCCAGGTGGCCGACGGGAAGCTCTTCATCCTCGGGGCCGGCTGGAGCATGATCGGTCCCGAGCCGGCCCCCTCGGCCGTCGCCCTCAAGATCGAGGTCGGCTGGCACGAGGCGCTCCAGCCCCACCACTGGGAGCTCTACCTGATCGACGCCGACGGGCGGGACGTGAACATCGACACCCCCGAGGGCCCGCGTGCGGTCGAGGTGCGGGGCGACTTCCACGTGGGACGGCCGACCGGTGTGCCCGAGGGCAGCCCGAGCGACGTCGCCTTAGCCGTCAACCTGGGCCCGGTCCCGCTGGAGGCGGGCTCGCGCTACACCTGGCGGCTCAGCATCGACGGGGAGACTGACGAGAGCTGGGAGCTCGGGTTCAGCACCAGGCCGTCGGTGCCGACGCCATGACGGTCCACGAGCGCCCCTTCGGCGCGTACCTCGAGGACTTCCGGGTCGGCGATGTCTACCGGCACTGGCCCGGGAAGACGATCACCGAGTACGACGACCATCTGTTCTGCATGATCACCATGAACCACCACCCGTTGCACATCAACGAGTGGTTCGCCGAGTCCGAGACGGTGCACGGCCGCAACGTCGTCGTCGGCAACCTCGTCTACTCGCTGGTGCTCGGGATGAGCGTCCCCGACATCAGCGGCTCCAGCATCGCCAATCTGGAGGTCGAGTCCCTCGTCCACCGCTTCCCGACCTTTCACGGCGACACCGTCTACGCCGAGACCCGGATCCTCGACGTCGTCCCATCGCGCTCCAAGGACGACCGGGGGATCGTGACGGTGGAGACCAAGGGCTTCAACCAGCGGGGCGAGGAGGTCTGCTACTTCCGCCGCAAGGTCATGGTCTGGAAGCGGGACCACGCCCCGGCGCGTCGCCGTCCCTACCGCGAAGACGTGTGGGACTGACAGTTCGGGGCTGTGGGTCGCCGCCGTTCCGTGAGACATATGTCACAGTGAATTTTCGGGGCGGACACATACGGGTAACCTCCTGTTCAGTCCAAGGGGGGCAGTCCTGAAAGTCACCTTCTACGGGGTGCGAGGCTCGTGCCCCTGTCCGAGCGAAGCGAACCGGCGCTACGGTGGCAACACCGCCTGCGTCGTCGTCGACGCCCCGGGCGAGCCGCCCATCGTCCTCGACCTGGGGACCGGGTTGCGACAGTTCGGGGAGCACCAGCCGACCGACGGCACCTTCTCTGCCACCGCGTTCCTCACCCACATCCACTGGGACCACGTCCAGGGCCTTCCGTTCTTCCCGCCCATCGATCGCGTCGGCGCCAGGCTCGACGTCTACGGGCCGCCCCAGCAGGAGGGCTCCCTCCACGATGTCTTCGGGGACTTCATGCGACCCCCTTACTTCCCTGTGCACTTCAGCGACTTGCGGGGCGACATCCGCTTCCACGACGTAGTCGACGAGGACCTCTCCGTCGGGGCGGCCAAGGTGCGGATCCGGCCTGTCCCGCACTGCGGGCCGACCATCGGCTTCAGGGTCGAGACGGGGGGCCAGAGCATCGCCTACGTCAGCGACCACCAAGCCCCGCCTTCGCTGCGCGGGGTTGCCGACAGCGTGCTCGAGCTGTGCGACGGCGTGGACCTGCTGATCCACGACGCCCAGTACACCCCGACCGAGTTCCGGGAGAAGGCCCACTGGGGTCACTGCACCGTCGAGTACGCCCTCCTGGTGGCGAAGGAGGCCGGCGCCCACCGGCTCGCCCTCTTCCATCACGACCCCGCCCACAACGACGACGACCTTGACCGCCTCCTGCGGAACGCCCGGCGCATCTCGGACGCGTCCGGCGGCGTGGACGAGGTGGTGGCCGCCTCGGAGGGCCTGGTCATCGAGCTCCCGCGTCCCTGACCGTGGCGGCGCAGGACGATCTGCAGCGCGGATCAGCGCCGACGTTCGACTCGGCTCGGTATCGCGAGGTGCTGGGGCACTTCGCCACCGGTGTCGCCGTGGTGACCACCGCCGACGAGGACGGGCCTGCCGGGTTCACGTGCCAGGCGTTCAACGCCTTGTCGCTCGAGCCACCCCTGGTCGTCTTCGCTCCGTCCCGTACCTCGCAGAGCTGGCCGAGGATCGAGCAGACGGGCGTGTTCTGCGCCAACGTGCTGTCGGAGAGCCAGGAGGCGCTGGCCCGGGTGTTCGCCACCAAGAGCCAGCAGAAGTTCGACGGAGTCGGGTGGCGCCCGGGCACGACCGGGTCCCCGGTCCTGCAGGACGCCCTGGCCTGGGTCGAGTGCCGCCTGGAGATGGCGCACGACGGCGGGGACCATCTGGTCGCCATCGGCCGCCCGCTCGACATGGGCGTCGGGCACGGCCACCCGCTCGTGTTCTACCGGGGAGGCTTCGGCCGCTTCGAGGCGTGAGCGCCTAGTCTCTCGCCGTCGTGCCCACCATCGCCGCCGCTGAACAGATCGTGGATGTCGTCGTCGTGGCGCCCGACGTCCACGGGGACGAGCGGGGCCGGTTCCTGGAGACCTACCGCCGATCGTGGTTTCCCCTGGGGCGCGAGATGGTCCAGGGGAGCTGCTCGGACAAGCGGGCCGGCGCCCTGGTCGGCCTGCACTACCACCTCCATCAGGCCGACTACTGGTACGTGGTGCGGGGCGATGCCCGGGTGGTGCTCCACGACCTCCGTCAGGGGTCGCCGACCGACGGCGCGACCATGGCTCTCGACCTCGGCGAGCGGAACGCGGTCGGCGTCTTCATCCCTCCTGGTGTCGCCCACGGGTTCGCCGCCCTGGCCGACAT
This region includes:
- a CDS encoding acyl-CoA dehydrogenase family protein produces the protein MPSRTDPVVADDLVEAVRAFVAKEVNPVASELEHADAYPSELVEAMRELGLFGCLVPVEHGGFGLDTVTYSRIVAELAAGWMSLTGVLNTHMIVATLLDRHGTPEQQAAWLPRLATGEVRGALSLSEPDAGSDTAALRCRARPDGDTYVLDGTKMWVTNGERAGLVALAARAPEGVTCFMVEKQPGPSSGGITVSRRIGKLGYKGVETVEMSYDGHVVPASAVLGGEAGLGKGLPQILGGLELGRVNIAARACGVAGAAFDAAIRYAQQREAFGVPIARHQAIQFKLADMATKLEAARLLTRSAAEKLDAGERADVEAGMAKLFASEAALEIATESMRIHGGYGYSTELPVERYFRDAPLMIIGEGTNEIQRMVIARGLLRRRSL
- a CDS encoding MaoC family dehydratase, with translation MTVHERPFGAYLEDFRVGDVYRHWPGKTITEYDDHLFCMITMNHHPLHINEWFAESETVHGRNVVVGNLVYSLVLGMSVPDISGSSIANLEVESLVHRFPTFHGDTVYAETRILDVVPSRSKDDRGIVTVETKGFNQRGEEVCYFRRKVMVWKRDHAPARRRPYREDVWD
- the rfbC gene encoding dTDP-4-dehydrorhamnose 3,5-epimerase, with product MPTIAAAEQIVDVVVVAPDVHGDERGRFLETYRRSWFPLGREMVQGSCSDKRAGALVGLHYHLHQADYWYVVRGDARVVLHDLRQGSPTDGATMALDLGERNAVGVFIPPGVAHGFAALADMTLTYLVDGYYNPADELGVAWDDPEIGADWGVSAPVVSERDRANPRRSDLPAGLRPTLGLRA
- a CDS encoding acyl-CoA dehydrogenase family protein, with protein sequence MIPPDLDAAALVVEQATAAVEAAARHLAAAGGPDEHQVVAYDLAHAAASVECARAVLDYGSKGEVEAMLACAFVADAVQDLLARTLGREDEWGTEPGHLDATLPFVRAYRSSGVLADLAGEEGPRHLDADFEMVQDTFRRFAEDRIKPVAEAIHRHNEDIPEEIIAGLAEMGAFGLSVPAEYGGFAAGGESDYMGMVVATEELSRGSLGAGGSLVTRPEILTRALIKGGTEEQKQHWLPKLASGEAMAAVAVTEPDFGSDVAGIKVTAERGDGGWVINGVKTWCTFAARADVLMLLARTDPDRAKAHRGLSLFVVPKPRGDGHGFVLTQDPAAEGRAGAPGRLEGRPIDTIGYRGMHSYELAFEGWWVPDDCLIGGAEGQGRGFYYQMEGFENGRLQTAARALGVMQAAYEAAYAYATDRVVFGSPVLDYQLTRAKLTRMAVIIQASRQFAYQVARLMAKGEGALEASMIKAYVCRAAEWVTREAMQIHGGMGYAEEFPVSRFFVDARVLSIFEGADETLALKVIARRLVRSGS
- a CDS encoding MBL fold metallo-hydrolase is translated as MRGSCPCPSEANRRYGGNTACVVVDAPGEPPIVLDLGTGLRQFGEHQPTDGTFSATAFLTHIHWDHVQGLPFFPPIDRVGARLDVYGPPQQEGSLHDVFGDFMRPPYFPVHFSDLRGDIRFHDVVDEDLSVGAAKVRIRPVPHCGPTIGFRVETGGQSIAYVSDHQAPPSLRGVADSVLELCDGVDLLIHDAQYTPTEFREKAHWGHCTVEYALLVAKEAGAHRLALFHHDPAHNDDDLDRLLRNARRISDASGGVDEVVAASEGLVIELPRP
- a CDS encoding class I SAM-dependent methyltransferase; translation: MTELGLRNDVYRRPLATALERLGVGEGWRCVDVGAGGGDVSVALAEMVGRTGRVYAVDNDPRARDEVAKTAAAHTQVLAITQAGEDLLLPEPVDLAFCRFVLMHVIEPAAVLSRMANAVRAGGWVVAQEPITSAGRVGGNPLSMPDAPHPDLGAVLPALVRRGKLELVDAWAEAPAGAGPGPVTDYLASLTDVDPGDDAVVLPPLVTVLARRQDR
- a CDS encoding flavin reductase family protein — translated: MAAQDDLQRGSAPTFDSARYREVLGHFATGVAVVTTADEDGPAGFTCQAFNALSLEPPLVVFAPSRTSQSWPRIEQTGVFCANVLSESQEALARVFATKSQQKFDGVGWRPGTTGSPVLQDALAWVECRLEMAHDGGDHLVAIGRPLDMGVGHGHPLVFYRGGFGRFEA